A portion of the Paenibacillus hamazuiensis genome contains these proteins:
- a CDS encoding AraC family transcriptional regulator: MIICHILLLIIFGRERPELNIQQLSPYIRIAMDSYIPFPWYLEERVLFDYELLYLKEGRIQVTIENDVFIGEPGDLFLFRPKQRHSIRKLGTDLVRQPHLHFDLFYKEDSPDVKVSFKKLEDMTADEMKWFRNDDLEEISPQIPSHIRLRNTLVIERMIFEIIKEFQMMLPFYEMNIKGLFLQLLNVLLRENYWNCHPHLVTNMGEMEQLRIYLKHNIDRKVTLDELSNLSGISKYYMISLFKQSFGMSPIQYHLLQRIEKAKEMIQFTNDPLMLIAESIGFPDIHSFSKAFKKIDGVNPSFYRKKKIHKHEHEV; the protein is encoded by the coding sequence TTGATTATTTGTCATATATTGCTTTTAATAATATTCGGAAGGGAAAGACCTGAACTGAACATTCAACAATTATCGCCGTACATTCGGATAGCAATGGATAGTTATATCCCTTTCCCTTGGTATTTAGAGGAGAGAGTTTTATTTGACTATGAGTTACTTTACCTTAAGGAAGGCAGAATACAAGTAACCATCGAGAATGATGTTTTTATCGGAGAGCCGGGGGACCTCTTTCTTTTTCGTCCAAAGCAACGACACTCTATTAGAAAGTTAGGAACAGATTTAGTACGACAGCCTCATTTGCATTTTGATTTGTTCTATAAAGAGGATAGTCCGGATGTGAAGGTTTCCTTTAAAAAACTTGAAGATATGACTGCAGATGAAATGAAATGGTTTCGAAACGACGATCTTGAGGAAATTTCCCCCCAGATTCCCAGTCACATCCGGTTAAGGAATACCTTAGTAATCGAAAGAATGATCTTTGAAATCATCAAAGAATTTCAAATGATGTTACCTTTTTATGAAATGAATATAAAAGGTCTGTTTCTGCAATTATTGAATGTACTGTTACGTGAAAACTACTGGAATTGTCATCCGCATCTGGTTACCAATATGGGAGAAATGGAGCAGCTGCGGATCTACTTGAAACACAATATCGACCGAAAGGTAACCTTAGATGAACTTTCCAACCTTTCGGGAATTAGCAAATATTATATGATTTCATTATTCAAGCAATCCTTCGGGATGAGTCCCATCCAATATCATCTTCTACAAAGAATAGAAAAGGCGAAGGAAATGATTCAATTCACGAATGATCCGTTAATGCTCATTGCCGAAAGTATCGGCTTTCCGGATATTCATTCCTTTAGTAAAGCCTTTAAAAAAATAGATGGGGTTAATCCTTCCTTTTATCGTAAAAAGAAAATCCATAAACATGAACATGAAGTTTAG
- a CDS encoding MFS transporter, protein MHSASISMEKSVSPSLIFILAAACGIIAANLYYAQPLIGSIGSTIGLSSGAAALIVTLTQVGYGIGLLFIVPLGDILENRKLILSSLLLTAAVLTIAAVIKSAILFLTASLVIGAGSVAAQILVPYAAHLSPEAVRGRNVGNVMSGLLLGIMLARPISSLVAEYMGWRAVYFISAALIFALALVLAKALPSRQPSNATAYPALLHSMLHLLKTTPALRRRAIYHACVFGTFSLFWTTVPLVLTSPSFHFTQKEVALFALVGVMGAIVAPAAGRMADRGWVRPATGWALAIVIFSGLLPLLVPSSSALAVPILVVAAILLDMGVSANMVLGQRVIFSLGAEFRSRLNGLYMAIFFLGGAIGSAAGGWAYATWGWEAALLIGIALPAIAMAYYATEFSRSKEGKSH, encoded by the coding sequence ATGCATTCAGCTTCTATTTCAATGGAGAAATCGGTTTCGCCATCGCTGATTTTTATCCTGGCAGCCGCTTGCGGTATCATAGCGGCAAATCTTTATTATGCTCAACCATTGATAGGCTCGATCGGTTCGACCATCGGGCTCTCCTCCGGGGCTGCCGCACTCATCGTTACGTTGACTCAAGTCGGCTACGGGATCGGCTTGTTATTTATCGTACCGTTGGGAGACATCCTGGAAAATCGTAAGTTGATCCTTTCATCATTGCTCCTTACAGCCGCCGTTTTGACCATTGCCGCTGTAATCAAAAGCGCCATCCTGTTCCTCACCGCTTCACTCGTGATCGGAGCAGGTTCCGTAGCTGCGCAAATCCTTGTACCTTATGCGGCTCATCTTTCGCCTGAAGCCGTGCGCGGTCGCAATGTGGGCAACGTCATGAGCGGGCTACTTCTGGGGATTATGCTCGCACGTCCCATTTCAAGCTTGGTGGCGGAGTATATGGGCTGGCGCGCCGTATATTTCATCTCCGCAGCATTGATTTTCGCGCTGGCTCTTGTATTGGCAAAGGCACTGCCCTCAAGGCAGCCTTCGAACGCAACAGCTTACCCGGCGCTGCTGCACTCCATGCTGCATCTGCTGAAGACGACACCGGCATTACGCCGGAGGGCAATTTATCATGCTTGTGTATTCGGGACGTTCAGTTTGTTCTGGACGACGGTTCCGTTGGTATTGACAAGTCCGTCGTTCCATTTCACTCAGAAGGAGGTCGCTCTGTTCGCATTAGTCGGGGTAATGGGGGCAATTGTGGCGCCAGCGGCGGGCCGTATGGCAGACCGTGGATGGGTTCGCCCGGCTACGGGCTGGGCATTGGCCATCGTCATCTTTTCCGGGCTGCTTCCCTTGCTGGTTCCATCAAGTTCTGCACTCGCAGTCCCCATCCTCGTAGTTGCGGCGATTTTACTTGACATGGGGGTTTCCGCCAACATGGTTCTCGGGCAGCGGGTGATTTTCTCTTTAGGAGCGGAATTTCGCAGTAGGCTTAACGGTTTGTATATGGCCATTTTCTTTTTAGGGGGCGCTATCGGCTCAGCGGCAGGGGGATGGGCTTACGCAACGTGGGGCTGGGAGGCGGCACTGCTGATCGGAATCGCCTTGCCGGCCATCGCCATGGCGTATTATGCGACGGAGTTTTCGAGATCTAAGGAAGGAAAATCTCATTGA
- a CDS encoding TetR/AcrR family transcriptional regulator gives MGRYKEFDKEAVLHKAMLVFWKKGYEAASIPDLLEAMDLSRSSLYETFGDKQTLYIEAINWYKKWKQAKRDILVNATSAKSGIRQYFEVHIDSALGGELPKGCLITNAAISMDSPDEQLNALIRERFNELENSFYELLRKGQEAGEINPEKDIKTLSYLLSNLNHSINIAAKVQGDRSKMQQMIDTVMEML, from the coding sequence ATGGGACGCTACAAAGAGTTTGATAAAGAAGCGGTGCTTCATAAAGCGATGCTCGTTTTTTGGAAGAAGGGCTACGAAGCGGCAAGCATTCCCGATTTGCTGGAAGCTATGGATCTTAGCAGATCAAGTCTGTACGAAACGTTCGGGGACAAACAAACGCTTTATATCGAGGCGATCAACTGGTACAAGAAGTGGAAGCAAGCCAAACGGGACATCCTCGTCAATGCGACATCCGCAAAATCAGGTATCCGGCAGTACTTCGAGGTACACATCGATTCCGCCTTGGGCGGCGAGCTGCCGAAGGGCTGTCTCATTACTAATGCAGCAATCAGCATGGATTCGCCGGATGAGCAACTGAATGCGTTGATCAGGGAGCGGTTTAACGAGTTGGAGAATTCCTTCTATGAGCTGCTGCGCAAAGGACAGGAGGCGGGAGAAATCAACCCGGAGAAAGATATCAAGACTTTATCATATCTGCTCTCAAACCTGAATCATAGTATAAATATCGCTGCGAAGGTGCAGGGTGACCGCAGCAAGATGCAGCAGATGATAGACACGGTGATGGAAATGCTATAA
- a CDS encoding ATP-dependent DNA helicase, whose translation MQPIIRISVRALVEYAFRRGSLESGFHAAPTFSEGTLAHQKLQKTYGESDLKEVPLQQEFECGDLRFRLEGRCDGIRFRENELVTIEEIKSTLHDLKRIEEHAHPEHWAQAQCYAYMYAVKEGLVKLGVQLTYVQLETDEHIHFRKEQTTGELEGLVLGMLQAYAPYARLMARHEQERNESARSLPFPYPAYREGQRKLAGAVYTAIAEGKDLFAKAPTGTGKTISTLFPAVKAIGQGHLQRIFYITAKTITRTAAEHAMRAMADAGLRMKTVTLTAKEKVCFKDEVRCSKEYCEYADGFFDRLNGAMLDMLEREASLGREVMERYARKHRVCPFELSLEAAYAADAVICDYNYVFDPRVSLKRLLQEQRKQTALLVDEAHNLVDRARDMFSAELMKSGFLRLQREMRGKQRALAQAAKAVGEVFIELRKEVGERAHSLLEGPPQRLLERLESFAEAAEQTLAAGGEEDGLTLLKDMYFAAQNFLRIAKSADERFVTYAEIDGSEIRVKLLCLDPSQLLRQMGNGYRAKIFFSATLSPFGFYKDVLGAWEDSYTFAIPSPFSKDQWEVSIAALSTRYRDRESSMARLGSLLNERIGRRNGCYMVFFPSFEYLQAGVAAYEAELPDTDILVQTNTMSEEERERFLGEFRAGRARTLVGFAVLGGVFSEGIDLQGDRLTGVIIVGVGLPQIGLERDLMKNYYNGTGRDGFDYAYVFPGMNKVLQAGGRLIRSERDRGSLVLVDDRYLQPKYRQLLPEEWRV comes from the coding sequence ATGCAACCGATTATTCGCATTTCCGTACGTGCGCTGGTCGAATACGCGTTTCGCAGAGGCAGTCTGGAGTCTGGCTTTCACGCGGCACCTACGTTCTCGGAAGGGACGCTTGCGCATCAGAAGCTGCAAAAGACGTACGGAGAATCGGACCTCAAGGAAGTACCGCTGCAGCAGGAATTCGAGTGCGGCGACTTGCGTTTTCGGCTGGAAGGGCGCTGCGATGGCATCCGATTCCGGGAGAACGAACTTGTCACAATCGAAGAGATTAAGTCCACTCTGCATGATTTAAAAAGGATTGAGGAACACGCGCACCCTGAACATTGGGCACAGGCACAATGTTATGCGTATATGTACGCCGTGAAGGAAGGCTTGGTGAAACTGGGCGTGCAGCTCACATATGTGCAGCTGGAAACTGACGAACACATTCATTTTCGGAAGGAGCAGACGACCGGGGAACTGGAAGGTTTAGTACTCGGAATGCTGCAGGCCTATGCGCCCTATGCAAGATTGATGGCCAGGCACGAGCAGGAACGGAACGAGAGCGCGCGAAGCCTGCCCTTTCCTTATCCGGCCTACCGGGAAGGGCAGCGTAAGCTGGCCGGTGCCGTATATACGGCAATCGCCGAAGGGAAAGATTTATTCGCAAAAGCACCGACGGGAACCGGCAAAACGATCTCGACCTTGTTCCCGGCCGTTAAAGCGATCGGGCAAGGGCATCTTCAGCGAATCTTCTACATAACGGCCAAAACGATAACCCGGACTGCGGCGGAGCATGCGATGCGCGCCATGGCGGATGCCGGCTTACGGATGAAGACCGTCACGCTGACGGCGAAGGAAAAAGTATGCTTCAAGGATGAGGTGCGCTGCTCAAAGGAGTACTGCGAATACGCAGACGGCTTCTTTGACCGGCTTAACGGCGCGATGCTGGACATGCTGGAGCGGGAGGCTTCGTTGGGTCGCGAGGTGATGGAACGATATGCACGCAAACACCGGGTATGCCCTTTCGAGCTGTCTTTAGAAGCGGCATACGCCGCGGATGCGGTCATCTGCGACTATAATTATGTGTTTGATCCGCGCGTGTCGTTGAAGCGGTTGCTGCAGGAGCAGCGCAAGCAAACCGCTCTTTTGGTGGATGAAGCGCATAATCTAGTTGATCGGGCAAGGGACATGTTTTCTGCGGAGCTGATGAAATCCGGGTTTCTCCGTCTTCAGCGGGAAATGAGAGGGAAGCAACGGGCATTGGCCCAAGCGGCGAAGGCGGTAGGTGAAGTATTCATCGAGCTGCGCAAGGAAGTGGGGGAGAGGGCTCACTCGCTGTTGGAGGGTCCGCCGCAACGCTTGCTTGAACGGCTGGAGTCGTTTGCCGAAGCAGCCGAGCAGACGCTTGCTGCAGGCGGGGAAGAAGATGGGCTGACGCTTTTGAAAGATATGTATTTCGCGGCGCAAAACTTCCTTCGAATCGCGAAGTCGGCGGACGAACGGTTCGTCACCTATGCGGAAATCGACGGCAGCGAGATCAGAGTGAAACTGCTGTGCCTGGACCCGTCCCAGCTGCTGAGGCAGATGGGCAATGGCTATCGCGCCAAAATTTTTTTCTCGGCAACGCTGTCCCCGTTCGGCTTTTACAAGGATGTGCTCGGCGCATGGGAAGACAGCTATACGTTTGCGATTCCGTCCCCCTTCTCGAAGGACCAGTGGGAGGTAAGCATCGCTGCATTATCGACGCGATACCGAGACCGTGAAAGCTCGATGGCCAGACTGGGATCGCTGCTGAACGAGCGGATCGGCAGGCGTAATGGTTGCTACATGGTCTTTTTTCCTTCGTTTGAATATTTGCAGGCCGGAGTAGCCGCGTACGAAGCGGAATTGCCGGACACCGATATCCTTGTCCAGACGAACACGATGTCGGAAGAGGAGCGGGAGCGGTTTCTGGGCGAATTCCGGGCGGGAAGAGCGCGGACGTTAGTCGGCTTTGCCGTATTGGGAGGCGTCTTTTCGGAGGGGATCGATCTGCAGGGAGACCGGCTGACCGGTGTTATTATCGTTGGTGTCGGGCTGCCGCAAATAGGACTGGAGCGGGATCTGATGAAAAACTATTACAACGGAACGGGACGGGACGGTTTTGATTACGCCTATGTATTTCCGGGCATGAACAAGGTGCTGCAAGCGGGCGGCAGGCTGATTCGATCGGAGCGGGATCGTGGTTCTCTCGTGCTTGTCGATGATCGGTATTTGCAGCCTAAATACAGGCAACTGCTTCCCGAAGAGTGGCGGGTTTAA
- a CDS encoding DUF488 family protein, translated as MKQDVCTIGFAKKSLQQFVELLKGAGVTHLIDTRLHNTSQLSGYAKKGDLEYVMKLVGISYHHDLSLAPTEDILNAYKKKQMTWGEYEKRYMDLLAKRKIENRIDDVLADEVNCFLCSEDKPHHCHRRLLAEYLNQHKKNIRVVHLV; from the coding sequence ATGAAACAAGACGTCTGTACGATTGGTTTTGCTAAAAAAAGTCTGCAGCAGTTTGTTGAACTTTTGAAGGGTGCGGGCGTTACGCATCTCATTGACACACGTCTGCATAATACATCCCAATTGTCCGGTTATGCCAAAAAAGGCGATCTTGAATATGTCATGAAGCTTGTTGGAATCTCCTATCATCATGATTTATCGCTGGCACCGACTGAAGACATACTTAACGCCTATAAAAAGAAGCAGATGACTTGGGGCGAGTACGAGAAGCGATATATGGACTTGCTTGCAAAAAGAAAAATCGAAAATCGCATAGATGATGTATTGGCTGATGAAGTAAACTGCTTTTTGTGCAGTGAGGATAAGCCGCACCATTGCCACAGAAGATTGCTGGCGGAATATCTGAATCAGCATAAGAAGAATATTCGGGTGGTTCACTTGGTTTAG
- a CDS encoding DUF5131 family protein — MSETKIEWTDMTWNPTTGCSKVSDGCKNCYAERLAKRLQAMGNPRYVNGFEPQEHPGALDLPFTWKRPKKIFVNSMSDLFHEAISEQFIEKVFDVMNKTPMHTYQILTKRPERAARLANQLTWTNNIWLGTSVENSRVVGRIDVLRQVPSRIRFLSCEPLIGPLENVNLQDIHWVIAGGESGPGARPMDAGWVRLLLNECQAAQIPFFFKQWGGVMKHKNGRLLDGREWNEFPE; from the coding sequence ATGTCCGAAACAAAAATTGAATGGACGGACATGACATGGAATCCTACAACCGGTTGCAGTAAGGTAAGCGACGGATGCAAGAATTGTTATGCTGAACGACTGGCAAAGAGATTACAAGCGATGGGAAATCCGAGGTACGTTAATGGCTTTGAACCACAAGAGCATCCCGGAGCGCTTGATTTACCGTTTACTTGGAAACGGCCTAAAAAGATTTTTGTCAATTCAATGTCAGACCTGTTCCACGAAGCCATATCCGAGCAGTTTATTGAAAAAGTATTTGATGTCATGAACAAGACCCCCATGCATACTTATCAGATTTTGACGAAGCGACCGGAAAGAGCCGCTCGTTTGGCAAACCAATTGACTTGGACAAACAACATATGGTTAGGAACAAGTGTCGAAAACTCACGTGTTGTGGGCAGAATTGATGTGCTCAGACAAGTACCGTCAAGGATACGATTTTTATCATGCGAGCCGCTAATCGGTCCATTGGAAAATGTAAACCTTCAAGATATTCATTGGGTAATTGCAGGGGGAGAATCGGGGCCGGGTGCCCGGCCAATGGATGCTGGCTGGGTTCGATTATTATTAAATGAATGTCAAGCCGCACAGATTCCGTTCTTTTTTAAGCAGTGGGGCGGTGTGATGAAGCACAAAAACGGAAGGCTGCTCGATGGCCGGGAATGGAACGAATTTCCGGAATGA
- a CDS encoding DinB family protein — MYTSLQSFITEYTREAEGTQKLLDLLTDASLEQEVLPGYRTLGRLAWHIVTSVPDMLHRTGLQFDAPDVYSEPPASAAEIAAAYRAAVQSMLEAIRTQWTDETLQQEVNLFGEPWKNGFTLSAFLLHEVHHRGQMTVLMRQAGLTIPGIYGPAKEEWAAMGMEAPVV; from the coding sequence ATGTACACATCGTTGCAAAGTTTTATAACAGAATACACTCGCGAAGCGGAGGGCACGCAGAAGCTGCTGGATCTCTTGACCGACGCATCTTTGGAACAGGAGGTGTTGCCCGGTTACCGGACGCTCGGAAGACTGGCCTGGCATATCGTGACCTCGGTTCCGGATATGCTTCACCGCACAGGGCTTCAGTTCGATGCACCTGATGTGTATTCCGAGCCGCCTGCGTCGGCCGCCGAAATTGCCGCAGCCTATCGGGCAGCCGTTCAATCCATGCTGGAGGCGATCCGTACCCAATGGACGGATGAAACTTTGCAGCAGGAAGTTAACCTGTTTGGGGAACCTTGGAAAAACGGGTTTACATTAAGCGCTTTTCTGCTGCACGAGGTTCACCATCGCGGTCAAATGACGGTCTTGATGCGGCAAGCCGGTTTAACGATACCCGGGATTTATGGTCCTGCCAAAGAAGAATGGGCCGCGATGGGGATGGAAGCTCCCGTCGTTTGA
- a CDS encoding helix-turn-helix transcriptional regulator, with product MVLRFHPRVRVRIEEFFGPEKMTVEEDGSLLVRSEFPEDNWLYGMLLSYGPDVRVLEPKSLADEISSQARRVFELYK from the coding sequence ATGGTACTTCGTTTTCATCCGAGAGTCAGAGTGCGGATTGAAGAGTTCTTCGGCCCGGAGAAAATGACGGTGGAAGAGGACGGATCGCTGCTGGTCAGGTCGGAGTTTCCGGAAGATAATTGGCTCTACGGAATGCTGCTCAGTTACGGGCCGGATGTGCGCGTGCTGGAGCCGAAGTCTCTCGCCGATGAAATCAGCAGCCAAGCCAGGCGGGTTTTTGAATTGTACAAATAA
- a CDS encoding helix-turn-helix transcriptional regulator produces the protein MKLQRLLGITMLLLSRKRVGAQELAERFEVSLRTIYRYIEAINAAGIPIASYAGVDGGYEIMDEFRIERQIVTLDDLSSIVTALKGMQSPLQDGQMDHLLAKISALIAKNEQQRMEEAGEQLIIGLSPWTRVEADKDKLAELRLAARNRNVVWLTYSTPEGDTAERAVEPIGLAWKGNAWYLYAYCRLRKDCRRFKLSRIRKLHVDMEVFPRRKERLEDLDARWGMPDGGGKTRSHT, from the coding sequence TTGAAGCTTCAACGATTGCTGGGTATCACCATGCTTCTGCTCAGCCGCAAGAGAGTGGGAGCCCAAGAACTGGCCGAGCGGTTTGAGGTCTCGCTGCGCACGATTTACAGGTATATCGAAGCGATCAATGCCGCGGGTATCCCCATTGCATCTTATGCGGGGGTGGACGGCGGCTACGAAATTATGGACGAATTTCGCATAGAAAGACAGATCGTTACTCTCGATGACCTGTCATCTATAGTAACGGCCCTAAAAGGCATGCAGTCGCCCCTGCAGGATGGGCAAATGGATCATCTGCTGGCCAAGATCAGCGCGCTGATTGCCAAAAACGAGCAGCAGCGAATGGAAGAAGCGGGGGAACAGCTGATTATAGGTTTGAGCCCGTGGACGAGGGTGGAAGCGGACAAGGATAAGCTGGCCGAGCTTCGGCTGGCTGCCAGGAACAGGAATGTCGTTTGGCTTACATACTCCACTCCCGAAGGAGATACGGCGGAGAGGGCCGTTGAGCCGATAGGGCTTGCCTGGAAAGGAAACGCGTGGTACTTATACGCCTACTGCCGGCTAAGAAAGGATTGCCGGAGATTCAAGTTGTCCCGCATCCGGAAGCTCCATGTCGATATGGAAGTATTCCCGCGCCGGAAGGAGCGTCTGGAAGATCTGGATGCCAGATGGGGGATGCCAGATGGGGGAGGCAAGACACGCAGTCATACATAA
- a CDS encoding beta-lactamase family protein, translating into MQKGMAIGLVAALLSSGLMVESGVSAQEPTKVSNPFERPTMPLAHSNVPYGPNDSREVAGFLDEFFAKESIRNKIGAVSVSVVGNGQILAEKGYGVMDKSSQMPVDPNDSVFRIGSVSKVFTAAAILQLRDQGKLSLKDDVEKYLNGYKITNPYGTPVTIEMLLTHTTGFEVRDPTPENIIFDNSREPVALEEYIFQNFPPVVREPGTSYMYDNFAFDLQGYIVQSVSGQPFSDYMEERLFKPLGMNSSSFVMPEELANRIASTYDKSGNAIPFYRMSPGVIPSGSMISTSADMARFMNAFLNGGKTNDGTVILSPESVKAMSGYHISIHSQVPDATYGFEAPYPHSLANGQTIIAKSGDVPGFHSMLWLLPEQKSGFFISQNTDEKIIDDFIASFMDHYYPGIDRTFGVSGFVPQSISELKKFAGTYIDLRRGKLAAKVTVIGNGLLSAIDSRNVRHRFIQVDNYLFVDENGLPLAFKPDQQGNIAYLKYNSPVSYAAKKREASGFPDVPVDHPYAEFIGGLQSFGILEEDPSKPYDTQATVTREQFIHAIMPLLDFPASSGASTFIDIEHSPYKADIRNALEAGVVAGSGQDRFEPERPIRREEAAVIMGRLIRVLGVQPPSFSAEVPSDTEEWAIPGVQTVTGLKLHGPEVTAAGGRIDFGSQRLLNKQEMAAMVYLGFLLKTGSMGSR; encoded by the coding sequence ATGCAAAAAGGAATGGCAATTGGTTTAGTGGCTGCATTACTTTCATCCGGTTTGATGGTGGAATCGGGGGTTTCGGCTCAAGAGCCGACCAAGGTTTCCAATCCATTTGAAAGACCGACGATGCCTTTGGCCCATAGCAACGTACCGTACGGCCCAAATGATTCCCGGGAGGTGGCAGGTTTTCTAGACGAGTTTTTTGCCAAAGAGAGTATCCGGAATAAAATCGGCGCTGTCTCCGTGTCCGTGGTCGGTAACGGTCAGATACTTGCGGAGAAAGGTTACGGAGTGATGGACAAAAGCTCGCAAATGCCGGTCGATCCGAACGATTCCGTATTCCGCATCGGATCCGTTTCAAAGGTATTTACCGCAGCTGCCATTCTTCAGCTTCGCGATCAGGGCAAGCTATCCCTTAAGGACGACGTTGAGAAATATTTGAACGGCTACAAAATCACAAATCCATACGGAACCCCCGTTACGATCGAAATGCTGCTTACCCATACGACCGGCTTCGAAGTCCGCGACCCCACCCCGGAAAATATCATATTCGACAATTCCCGCGAGCCTGTCGCATTAGAGGAGTACATTTTCCAAAACTTTCCCCCGGTCGTAAGGGAACCAGGCACCTCCTATATGTACGATAATTTCGCATTCGATCTGCAAGGTTATATCGTTCAATCCGTGAGCGGACAGCCCTTCTCCGACTATATGGAGGAACGGCTGTTTAAGCCGCTTGGCATGAATTCCAGCAGTTTTGTTATGCCGGAGGAGTTGGCGAATCGGATCGCGTCCACTTATGACAAATCCGGCAACGCCATTCCGTTCTACCGCATGTCGCCCGGCGTAATCCCGTCAGGCAGCATGATCTCCACCTCAGCGGATATGGCTCGTTTCATGAATGCTTTCTTAAACGGCGGTAAAACGAATGATGGCACGGTCATCTTGTCGCCCGAATCCGTAAAAGCGATGTCCGGGTATCATATATCGATTCATTCCCAAGTTCCCGATGCCACTTACGGTTTTGAAGCACCCTATCCACATAGCCTTGCTAACGGGCAAACGATCATCGCCAAAAGCGGCGATGTGCCCGGTTTTCACTCGATGCTCTGGCTGCTGCCGGAACAAAAATCGGGCTTCTTCATCTCCCAAAACACGGATGAGAAAATAATCGATGATTTCATTGCCTCTTTTATGGACCATTATTATCCGGGGATCGACAGGACGTTCGGAGTTTCCGGATTTGTTCCGCAATCGATTTCCGAACTGAAGAAATTCGCCGGAACCTATATCGATCTGAGAAGGGGGAAATTGGCCGCCAAAGTAACGGTGATCGGCAACGGTTTGCTTTCGGCAATTGACAGCCGCAACGTGCGTCATCGTTTCATCCAAGTGGATAACTATTTATTTGTCGATGAGAATGGGCTGCCTCTTGCCTTTAAACCCGATCAGCAGGGAAATATAGCCTATTTAAAGTATAATAGTCCTGTCAGCTATGCGGCGAAAAAGCGGGAAGCTTCCGGTTTCCCGGATGTGCCTGTCGATCATCCGTATGCGGAATTCATAGGGGGGCTCCAATCGTTCGGTATTTTGGAGGAGGATCCTTCTAAGCCCTATGACACGCAGGCCACAGTGACCCGGGAACAATTTATCCATGCCATCATGCCGTTGCTTGATTTTCCAGCTTCATCCGGCGCATCAACATTCATTGACATCGAACATTCACCGTACAAAGCCGACATTCGGAACGCTTTGGAAGCAGGTGTCGTGGCCGGGTCAGGACAAGATCGATTTGAGCCGGAACGCCCTATTCGCCGCGAAGAGGCTGCAGTGATTATGGGCAGGCTAATACGTGTGCTCGGAGTGCAACCGCCTTCTTTTTCGGCGGAAGTCCCCTCCGATACGGAGGAATGGGCGATTCCAGGTGTTCAAACGGTGACAGGCTTGAAGCTGCACGGACCGGAGGTTACCGCAGCAGGCGGTCGAATCGATTTTGGCTCTCAGCGCCTACTGAATAAACAGGAAATGGCCGCGATGGTGTATTTGGGTTTTCTTTTGAAAACCGGTTCGATGGGAAGCCGATGA
- a CDS encoding GrpB family protein codes for MLFSDYIPVHPELVKEYGELKRKLAEQYDSDPDGYTRAKTAFIQRVHDLARMERGLPLENVWEE; via the coding sequence TTGCTGTTTAGCGACTATATTCCGGTTCATCCTGAATTGGTAAAGGAGTACGGCGAACTTAAACGGAAGTTGGCCGAACAATATGATTCCGACCCTGACGGCTACACACGGGCAAAAACGGCCTTTATCCAGCGTGTGCATGATTTGGCGCGTATGGAACGGGGACTCCCGCTTGAAAACGTGTGGGAAGAATAG